In Fusarium fujikuroi IMI 58289 draft genome, chromosome FFUJ_chr02, the genomic stretch CCGCCAATCTTCATCCAACCTAACCTCTTCTCATATTATcatcctcttttttttttcttttcctcctccaaTTCTTGCTTCTGGGTCTGTAGTTTCTATCAATCGCAGAACCGGAATCTCAGCGTCGATTCTTGTCTTTAATACCCGGCATCATGTTTCGATCCAGCCTAAGGCGCTGTGCCACTCAGGCCAGATCCGCCGCTACAGCTGCCCTCTTCACACAGACTCGAACTGCTTTGCCTGCTGTTCGCCGTCAGGTCTTGACAGGCCACTCTTCTATCGCCGCCATCAGCCGAATTGCTTCCATCACACGCGCTTACAGCaccgaggctgctgctgagcagaatgagaatgagtctgagtctgctCCTTCAGCTGAAGTTGAGCCTGAAGTTCGCTTCGCCGATCTCCAGGGCATTCACCCCAACCTTCTCAAGCCCATCATCGACGACATGAAATACGATACCATGACACCTGTTCAGGCCAAGACCATCCAGCCTGCGCTCAAGGGAACTGACATGTGAGTTCTTTTTGCATCAAGTTAAAAATATCATACATCAGCTAACATTTAATCAGCGTTgctcaagccaagactggtACCGGAAAGACTATTgcattccttcttcctctcctgcAAAGAATGATTGAGGAAGACAGCACACTCGCCGACAGGAGCGCTAGACGTCAAGCCCGATCTGATGATATCCGTGGAGTTATTCTCTCTCCCACACGAGAGCTGGCCGAGCAAATCGCCGTCGAGGCTCGCCGATTGGTTTCACACACTGGCCTCGTCGTTCAGTGTGCTGTTGGTGGCACTGACAAGCGCGGCATGCTGAACCAGACTCGACGACAAGGttgccatcttcttgtcgcTACTCCTGGTCGTCTGAAcgatcttctccaagacccCGGCAGCGGCATTGATGCCCCCAACCTGGCTGCTCTGGTCTTGGATGAGGCCGACCGAATGCTCGATGTCGGCTTCGAGAGAGAGCTCAACGAAATCATCAAGTGCCTCCCCAAACCTGAAGAGAAGGTTCGCCAGACCATGCTCGTTTCTGCCACAATTCCCGATAGCGTCATCCGGCTGGCCCGCAACATGGTCAGAGCCAACGACTTCGAGTTTGTCCAGACCATCCCCGAGAACGAGTCTCTTACCCACGACAAGGTTCCTCAGCATATCGTTCCCGTCTCCGGATGGTCTCAGGTCTTCCCCACCctctttgagcttctggagcGCGAAGCCGCAACAATCAGGGAAACACCTGGTGCCATGCCCTTGAAGGCTATTGTCTACTTCAATACCACTGCTTTGGTTGAACTGGCTGGCGAGCTATTTTACCAGCAACGCCAGAATGCTAAGAACGACGGCACCCCTTATTTCTCTTCCTATGTCATGCAGTCAAAGCTGAGTCAACAACAACGCCAAAGAGCTGCCGATAGATTCCGCGAGGCCAGATCCGGcgtccttctttcttctgaTGTCACAGCTAGAGGAATGGATTTTCCTAATGTGACACACGTTATCCAAATCGATACTCCCCGGGAACGTGAGTCTTACATTCACCGACTTGGACGAACTGGTCGACAGAACAAGGAGGGCCAAGGCTGGTTGATCCTTCCCAACTCTTCCGTCCGTAGCGCTCGAAAGATGCTTCAGGGTCTCCCCATTCAACAGAACAGCTCTCTCAGCAGCGCTGAGACTGACGTGGCAGGAGGTGAGACTACTCCTCACCacgagaag encodes the following:
- a CDS encoding probable dead-box protein precursor CYT-19 is translated as MFRSSLRRCATQARSAATAALFTQTRTALPAVRRQVLTGHSSIAAISRIASITRAYSTEAAAEQNENESESAPSAEVEPEVRFADLQGIHPNLLKPIIDDMKYDTMTPVQAKTIQPALKGTDIVAQAKTGTGKTIAFLLPLLQRMIEEDSTLADRSARRQARSDDIRGVILSPTRELAEQIAVEARRLVSHTGLVVQCAVGGTDKRGMLNQTRRQGCHLLVATPGRLNDLLQDPGSGIDAPNLAALVLDEADRMLDVGFERELNEIIKCLPKPEEKVRQTMLVSATIPDSVIRLARNMVRANDFEFVQTIPENESLTHDKVPQHIVPVSGWSQVFPTLFELLEREAATIRETPGAMPLKAIVYFNTTALVELAGELFYQQRQNAKNDGTPYFSSYVMQSKLSQQQRQRAADRFREARSGVLLSSDVTARGMDFPNVTHVIQIDTPRERESYIHRLGRTGRQNKEGQGWLILPNSSVRSARKMLQGLPIQQNSSLSSAETDVAGGETTPHHEKTKALFGTLPRSILATAYTSMFGMATDKATIAEEVNEWTRLGWGWEKPPSVSYPWAQKMGLANAPGMHFSEAGQRFGDRSDGYSSRESSDPFDSMASNARRDDHGRGRSGGFGRGGSSGGRSGGFGGSRSGGYGGNRSGGYGGGRGGDRSSGGRSGGYGGRSSF